The bacterium genomic sequence TCGGCCCACTCAGGATAAACTCCACGAAGTGTAGTCGAGAAAGCGTTCGACCGAGCTCACGCCGAGGTCTCCAAATTCTTCAAGAAATACACTTGGAGATCTCTCCACTTCGCCCTGAGTAAACTCAGGACTTCGGTCGAGATGACGGCCTTATAATCCTTAACTTAATGGCCGTGACCCCGTACCAAAAATCACTCCATACCATACGTTAAACCCCGTACTAGAAGTTAAAAAAGTTAAATTAGAAGTTAAGCGCGAAACCCGTCAAATTAAGACTTGACGCAGCTAGATCTATGTAATGCAATGTATTACATATGAATTCGACAATTACTCTAAGAATCCCCAAAGCTATGAAAGATGAACTGGAAGCAGTCAGCAAAGAGCAAGGCATAGCTTCAAGCGACATTGTCAGGGAGTCACTTAGACGCTTACTTAACGTCTATAAATTTAAGACATTGCGCAGTAAAATCCTTCCCTATGCTGAACGTAAGGGTATTTTCTCCGATGAAGATGTCCTCAACTATCCTTCATGAAGGTTATTCTTGATGTAAACGTTATTGTTGCTGCATTTGCCGCACGCGGTCTTTGCTCCGAGATTTTTGCGGTAGTAATTAGTAATCATGATTTAATTATCTCTACTCAGTTGCTTGCTGAAATTAAACGCACGTTAGAAAAGAAAGTGGGTTTAAAAAATCCAATGCTCGGGGATGTGCTCTCATATTTATCAGATGTTTCTCACATCCTTACACCGCAACCGCTTGAAGCTAAAGCTTGCAGAGATAAAAGCGATTTGCATGTTTTAGGTTTAGCGCTAGTGGCAAAAGCCAATCTGATCGTTGCGGGAGATAAAGATTTGTTGGTGCTTAAGAAATTTAAACAGACTAAAATCCTAAATCCACGCGAATTTTGGACCATCGCGGGGCGCTAGTTAGCGTCGCAGAGTCTTCATTCTAGTACTTTTTCGACACCAGGAACTCCTTGAATTACTAGCGAGGTTTGCGGTTAGAGTTATTATCCATGAGGTAGGACAAGATTTGCATCAGAGCTGATTTTATAGTGTAGTATTACCTCCTGACGGAGGTAATTTTTATGCCATTTTATCATTCACTTGGCTCAATTCCGCATAAGCGACACACGCAATTTCGTAAAACCGACGGATCCCTTTACCGCGAAGAATTAATGGGCACCCGCGGATTTTCTGGCATCCAATCGATTCTCTATCATCATTGGAATCCAACTAGCATTAAGCAGGCAAAAATTCTCTCGAAGCAGCCAGTTGAGCTTGCTGAAAATGAGAACCTCGAACCACGCCACATTCGAACTGTCGATTTTAAAACTACAGGGGATCCGATTACTTCGCGGGAATGGCTACTCGTCAATAGCCAAACTAAACTCGGACTAGCTACTCCAACAGAGTCCATGAAATATTTTTATAAAAATGGTGCCGCCGATGAACTACTTTTCGTGCACTACGGTTCTGGAAAATTATATTCGCAATTCGGCAACCTGGAATTTCGCCCCGGGGACTATATCGTCATTCCCGTTGGCACGACTTATCAACTTGAATGCGCTCCTGGAACAAGATTTCTAGTGCTCGAATCAGAGGGAAGCATCGAAGTCCCCCGCCGCTACCGCAATGAATATGGGCAGTTTCTCGAACACGCTCCATTTTGCGAAAGAGATATTCGCATTCCTACGGAACTGACACCCCATGCTGAGACAGGTGAGTTTGAAGTACGCGTGCGCATCGGGGACACTCTAAATCAATTAATTCAACTGCCCCACCCATTTGATGTTGTTGGTTGGGACGGATACCTCTATCCCTGGATTTTCAACATTAATGACTTCGAGCCAATTGTCGGACGTATTCACCAACCCCCTCCAGTTCATCAAACATTCTACTCGAGCGGCTTTGTCGTCTGTTCATTCTGCCCGAGACTTTACGACTTCCATCCTCAAGCAATCCCAGTGCCGTATAATCACTCCAATGTTAACAGCGATGAAGTGCTTTATTATGTTGATGGTGAATTCATGAGTCGTAAAGGAATCGATGTGGGATCGTTTACGCATCACCCAGCCGGCATCCCGCATGGACCGCACCCAGGGTCAGTAGAGCAATCGCTGGGTAAGCAATCAACTGCTGAATTAGCAGTAATGGTTGATACCTATGCGCCTCTCCACTTTACGAAGAAGGGACTAGAACTGTGTGACCGCAGCTATGTCACAAGTTGGTTGGATAAATAATTAAAATTCTTAGGATCAGTAAATATGAGCCATATTGCCAGACCAGTAATGGTAAAGCCTATCATTCAGGGTACTACGATGTCTTCTGCCAGTGGAGATCCCCTGGGGATTGAAGGTTATGATTACATCGAAATCTATTGTGATTCCGCACGGCAAACTGCGTATTATCTAACGCACGGATTTGGTTTTGTGCCAGTTGCTTATCGCGGTCCTGAAACTGATACAAAAGATGCAGTGAGTATCCTGCTCAAGCAGGGAGAGGCGTATTTGATCATTACTTCTCCACTGCGCAGCACGAGCCCGCTTTGTGAGTTTGTGCATAAGCATAGCGTTACTGCACGCGATGTTGCCTTCACTGTCGCAAACTGTGAAGCCTTTTATTATGAGGCAATCAAGCGTGGTGCTACCAGTGTTCAAGCTCCAACTGAGTACAGCGACCAAGGTGGTACAGTGCGCCGTGCTTCAATCCGCACTTATGGCGATGTGATTCACTCTTGCGTTGAACGTAAAGGCTATCAGGGGCACTTCTTTCCTGGCTTTGTTCCTTACAAAGACATTTTCCATGATCGCGTTGACTGGCGTGAAGTAGGATTTAAACGGATCGATCACGTAGTTGGCAATGTCGAACTTGGCCAGATGAATACTTGGGTCAAGTTTTATGAAGATATTTTAGGCTTTTCTCAAATGATCCATTTCTCCGACAAGGATATTTCGACCGAATACTCGGCTTTAATGTCTAAGGTAATGACTGGAGGGCAGGGTAAGGTGAAAATGCCAATTAACGAACCTGCTGAGGGCCGCAGAAAGTCTCAAATTGAAGAGTACCTGGAATTTCATAATGGTCCCGGAGTCCAGCACATCGCATTTTTGACCGATGACATCATTGCAACCGTTAGAGCATTGCACCAGCGTGGGGTATATTTCTTGCGCGTGCCTAAATCCTATTATGACGAAGTGCCGCAGCGAGTTGGCACGATTAAGGAAGATCTCAAAACAATCGAAACTTTAGGCGTGCTCGTTGACCGTGATGATGATGGTTATTTGTTGCAACTCTTTACTAAGCCTCTGCAAGACCGTCCGACCTTATTTTTTGAAATTATTCAACGTGAGGGTTCAAGCGGTTTCGGCAAGGGCAATTTTAAAGCCTTGTTCGAAGCAATTGAACGCGAGCAAGCCGACCGCGGAAATTTATAAGATCAGATTAAGTAAAACAGTATGATTTTAGCATCAATTAAAGTTCCAAATTCAAGTTCTCCGACAGATCGCCTCGACGGTGAGCTTGTGCTTGTGCACCCCGATCACCAAACTGTGGCACGCCTCCCGCGAGAGCGTTTTCCGAACTTGCGTCAAACGATTGAAGTCTGGGATCATGCTGAAGTTGAGTTGCGTGAAATTGATTCAATCTTTAGATCGGGCAATTGGAAGGAGACCACAGCTACAGCAAGAGTAAGCTTTATGGCGCCATTGTCGCGCACTTGGGCCTTACTCGATGGTAGTGCGTTTATTCAACACGTGATTTTAGTGCGCAAAGCCCGCGGGGCTGAACCACCGGAAGATCTTTTTACGATTCCGCTAATGTATCAGGGCGCAAGTGAGCATTTGCTTGGTCCAACCGATGATTTTCCGCTAGCTGATGAGAAATATGGTTTAGATTTTGAATCGGAATTTTGCTTGATTACTGATGAAGTCCCGATTGGCACAATTGCCGCGAATGCGGCTCAGCATGTGAAATTAATCCTGCTCATGAATGACTGGAGCATGCGTAATTTAATTCCACGTGAATTGGCCACAGGCTTCGGCTTTTTCCATGGCAAGCCTGTTTCATCATTTTCACCTTTTGCGCTGACTCCAGATGAGCTTGGCGATTCCTGGCAGGAGGGTAGAGTACACTTGCCGATTCGCACGACTTTAAATGGTAAACTTGTCGGAGAGCCAAATGCCGCAGAGATGCACTTCTCATTTTATGATTTAATTGCGCACGCTGCTAAAACGCGGGCACTCAGTCCAGGGACAATTATTGGCAGCGGCACGGTTTCTAATCAAGACGAGTCTAAGGGGATATCGTGTCTGGCTGAAAAGCGTACATTAGAAACAATTCACCACGGCGCTCCGCAAACGCCCTTCTTGAAGGCTGGGGATCGTGTTGAAATTGAGGTCCTTAAAGCTGGTAAAAGTCTTTTTGGAAAAATGTCGCAGCAGGTCGTGCAGGCGCGCGACTATTGAGACCATCGGTAAGGCGAAAAGCCAGTTAGCGAATGAATGATGAAATATTAAAAGTTTGCCTCGAAAGTCTTTTTGACCATGCTGGAACTTTTCCACCAGCTGCGAAGGAGTTTGATCAAGCTCTCAAAGATGCTGGGTCTTTCAGCCGCACTTTAAGACGCCCATATTTAGTAGCCACGGATTTTGTTACCGAAGTTAGTAACTTGGGGCGCATCGTTACGGCTAATCTGCAGAATTATGGATTTAGTGCCGGAGCGGAATGCCGCGTTTGCGTGCTTGGTTCGACGCTTGGCGCAGCTACTACCAACCACAACTTAAGTGCGGAAATTGAAGCGATCAAAGCATTCTATGCAGTTGGTTCAGATAGCGTTCGACGCATGGCTTATGCTTATGAGTGCAAAATCGAAAATCAGCTACTCAGCGATCAAGATGCACTATTAACTTTAATTAACGATTTATCAAATCAATTTCCCTGTCCTAAATTCACTGTTGCCCTCGAGCCAAACCTCGCAACTGCAGCTTGGCAAAGTGATTTACGCTTAGCTGTAGAAATTCTAGCAGCAGTCAAACCAACGCAGAATCGAGCTCGCGTTGCTTTAAAGCTCCGGGGAAATGGCCCCCAGGCGATTACAAACGAAATTTTTGCTGAGGCACTAATGCAAGCCGTTCCACTTCGTCTACCACTTAAGGCAACTGGCGGATTGCATCATCCATTAATTGAAACAGAGCGCTATCAAAATAGCTTTGGATTCTTAAACCTGACCTTAGCTTTAATTGTCTGTGGACTAGACCGGCAAGTCAGTAAAATGGAGTTGCTGCAAATTCTTGAAAATACTGATCCCGGCTTTTTTGATTTTACAACTACACTGAAAGTCGGAAGCAAAGTGTTTGATCTAGAAGCGGTTAAAAACTTTCGTCGTAATTATAGCTTTACAATTGGTAGCTGTAGCTTAGTTGAACCCGATAGCGATCTAACGCGGCTATATTATTAATGACAGCGCTCAAAGATTGTCAGCATTTCAGTTCCGGAGAGTGTCGCTCTTGTGGGCTGTTAAATTTGAGCTATGCTAAGCAGTTGAAGGTGAAGCAAGAGCAAACTCTTCAAGCCTTAGCGCCGTTTATCAATAACGATACAGAGATTGAGTCAATTTGCGGCGCCGAGCCTGCAATGGCTTCACGGCTGAAGACAAAACTTGCAGTTTCGGGGACTGTGGAAAATCCGATTCTTGGTTACCCGCAGAGCTCGGGAGAAGTCATCGACATTAAGCACTGCCCAATCGTTGACATCGAACTTAATCGATTAGCTACGCAGCTACGTGAATTAATTACCGCTGAAAAGCTTGAGCCTTATCAGATTCATAGCCGTAGCGGAGAGCTTAAATATATTATTCTAAAAAAATCTTATTTTTATCCGCAAGTGATGTTGCGCTTTGTTTTACGGTCGAAAGAATTAGTTCGTCGGATTCGGGATATTTTACCAGAGCTAAGAAATCTTATGCGCGATCGAGGGAGAGAGATCCAAACTATTTCTGTGAATATTCAGCCACTGCCAGCAGCGATCGTCGAAGGCAGCGAAGAAATCATGCTTACCGAGGAAGTGTATCTGGAAGATCGTTTAGCTCAAACCGAGCTATTATTTTCGCCGCAGTCTTTCTCGCAAGTTACGCCACAAATTGCAGAGAAATTATATCTAAAGGCAAGCCAGAAGCTAAGAGCCGTGAACTCAAGCTCAGTGCTAGATTTATTTTGCGGAGTTGGCGCTTTTGGCTTAGTTGCTTTGCGACATAATCCACAACTCAAGCAGGTGACAGCAGTTGAATCTACAGCGACAGCTGTGATGGCCGCGAACCTGGCTGCGAATAAAAATGCACTTACAAATTATCGTGCAGAGCAGATTGTGGTAGAGGATTTCGCGGAACTGAAAAGTCATCGCCATCACGATACTTTGATCGTTAATCCTCCACGCAAGGGTCTAGGGGAGAAAATCGCTCAGTTTGTAATCGGCCAGAAACCAAAGCATTTGCTGTATTCAAGTTGCAGTTTAAGCACTTTAGCTAAAGATTTAGCGTGCTTAAGCCCTGAGTATAAACTTAATTCAGTGGCAGTCTTTGATATGTTTCCAATGACTGAGCACTTTGAAGTGCTAGTGCAGCTCGAGCACTAGAAAAGCGGCGGATTTTCCTGTATAGAGAATTCCTCAATTATTTCTTTGGTAGAAGTTAAATCCAGCTTTTTATAGTTTTTGAAACTCCAAAAAGCTGTGACTAGGATTTTTTGGTTTATACTCTGACTTCTTAATTTGTGGTCGTCTTTGGAATGCGCATAATTGATATTCCAGAGACGACCGGGATAGGTTGTCTGGAGAAAATTATGAGGATGGATACTCAAGAATTCGTTGCTGGCGTGATGGCACAGCAACACGTTAGCCGTTACATAACTTACGATCAAAGGGTGGCTAAAGCTGCTCAAGTGAGAAGTGAGGACTATGGCGATACGGAAAAGGCACACCGAGATGCACTTGCCGAACAGATTCGCTCGTTGGTTGGTGAAGGAGTAACTTACCAGCACAAGCGAGCTCATCATGGAGATTACGTGACCGAGATGGTTTTTCAAGGCCACAGAGTGACAGTTCGCTGTTCGGGAGCAATTGCAGGCAGTCCAAGATGGTGGTACGTAACTTGGGTTGGACGCACTTTCGATGGTAAGCCCACCCCCTGCACTTCTTCGACTGTTGACAGGTGGAGGGCGATCCGTCAGATCTTGGGAAAACTCGGAGTGACAATTAAAGCGGCTTCTGCCTGACGCCACGACTGTCTAAAGAATGGCTGTAGCTCGGAGAGGTTTTCCTTTTGGTTATCTACTCTTAGTCGCAGCACTTCTTTCATGCTTCTGGAGCATCTCGACAAATTCCTCTTTACTAAGTATTTTTCCCTAAATCTTAACCAGTTGCTGAGGAGCATTTATGAAAAAAATCCTACTTATTTCGCTTGTCATGTTATTTGCTTGTAAACATCAAGCAGTGGTTCCGCAAGAAGAGCACCCCATGCCTGTACAAGTTAGCTCTAAGCAGTTTGATCAACTAAAAACACTCGCTGGAACATGGGAAGGCGCGCATCGGACAGCTAAAGGCAATGAGCCTGCGAAAGTTGAATATCAAATTACCTCAGGTGGTAGCGCAATCGTCGAAAAACTTTTCCCAGGAACACCCCATGAAATGGTCTCGATTTACACTCCAACAAAAACGCAAAACGGATCAACGGTTTTAATGACACACTATTGTATGCAGGGAAATCAGCCGCGGCTGGAGTTAACTAAGGCCGACACCAAGTCAATGCATTTCAGTTTCGTAGAAGGCACAAATATTACTTCTGACAAAGACATGCATATGCATGCACTTAAAATCACATTCAAAGATCAAAATAACTTCACTCAAGAGTGGACTTCGTTTAAAGACGGCAAAGCAATGAAGCCAGAAGTTTTTACTTATTCGCGGATCGGTAATAATTAATGGGTCGAGCTTAAAGCACAACTTGCTTACGAATTAATGCCTTGCCGCTTGGTAGAGTTAGTCTAATTTCAATTAGCCATAAACCTGGAGCAGTTGTTTGTGGCAAGGCGTAATGGCCTGGACGGCTTGGAAGTTCTTCGAGTGTTTTCTCAAAATCCATGCTTGAATTTGCTGGGCGAGTTGCACGTAAAATAATTTGCCCTGCTGCATAGGCTTGAGTTTGAGCTTGTCTGAGGATCAGGACTTTTTCTCGATCATTTGTGACAATTTCGAGATCTAAGCCGATTTCTTTTGCACGCTGCCCTTGATCAATCACTGTTTGATATGATTGGCTGCGCTCGTAGGCACGATCTTCAATCGGAGTGTCTGCAGTATTTTTGGCCAGAGTAAAAAGGGCAATGTTTAGCATAACCGTCGTAGCCAGTACGGCAAACACAAAAATTGGCCAAATATAGTAGCCTTGCGGTCTTATGGGCAACGCTTCTTGCTTATTCATTGTTGGCTTCACTCTCTTCCTCTTCAAGATCACGACTTTCTTTCTCCGGACCTAGCAAAGTAATTTCCTGAGTTCCTACAAAGTTGTAGTCATCGACAAGTTTAATCGTAATACGCTTTGCTCCAGCTTCAAGTAAGTCCGGGGAGAAGTTGAAAAAAACAGGAACAATCAAATCTTTGCCGCCAGCTACTTTAATGGGATTTAAAGGCGTGATAAAACTCACGGCATTTTGTGCTACAATTGAAAGTGTGAAGCTTCGCTCAGTCTCGCTTTTGTTCGAAATATGAAGATTCATCTTATTTGAGATCTGGTTACTACTTAGTCGTAAAAAGACATCGTCAGTTTTTCCACGCATGAGTTGAAATTCACTAAGTTCACGCGTCGAAAAGAAATAGGTAAAAGTCGAAAAATACAGCGCCAGAATTGAGCCATAGAGCATTACCCGTGGGCGAATAAAGTGCGTCCGACTTCCCGCTAAGCCGTGCTCTGTATCGTAGCGAATTAGTTTAAGTGGTCGGCCAATTTTGGCCATGATTGAATCACAAGCATCAGCGCAAGCTGCACACTGCACGCATTCAAGTTGTAGGCCGTTACGGATATCAATACCTGTAGGACAAACCCGCACACACAAGCCGCAATCAATACAGTCACCTTTTGTTTGTTGCCCTTCTTTCTCCAGCTTTCCTCGAGGCTCGCCACGATTCCGATCGTAGCCGACTAATAATGAATCAGAGTCGAGTAAGACTGACTGAAACCGTGCATAGGGGCAAAGCACAGTACAAAACTGCTCCCTAAACCAACCAAACTGAAAGAGAATTACGCCCATCATCAAAAGAGTTACTAGGAACATGTCTAGATTTTCAAGTGGCGAACCAGTAATCATATGCAGTAAGCGATCTTTTCCGAGGAAGTAAGCAAGAAATGTGCTCGCGATGCACCAAGCAATTATAGAAAAGACCAAGTACTTTGCGGATTTTTTCAAAAATTTTTCTACGGTCAGGTGGCTCTGGTCGAGCTTCTTGCGTTTTTGCGGAGAACCTTCGATCAGTGTTTCGATTGGTCGAAATACGAATTCGACAAAGACAGTTTCTGGACATGCCCAGCCACACCAAATTCTTCCAAATAATGCAGTGAAGAAGAATAAGGAAAAGGCGAGTGCGCCGAGCACTAAAAAAAGATAGCGCATATCTGTTGCCCAAAAAGTGCTCCCAAAGAAAACAAATTTGCGATTAAAAATATCAAGGAAAACAGCTTGACTGTTGCCCACTGTAATCCAAGGCATACTCAGATAAACCGTAAGCAGTATGTATGCTACAAGCGTGCGGCGCCGATAAAAAAAGCCACGAATGATCTCGGCATAGACCCACTTGCGGCTGCCATCTTTTGTTACAGTATATAGGGTCTCTCGATAATCTGACATTTATTTATTGTAGCAGATCTCCCTGCGGTGCTTTGGGATTTGCAGGATTTGTCCCCTGGAGAGTCCAAACATATGCGGCAATTAGATCGATATCGCTATTCGGCAATACTCCTTTCCAGGCAAGCATTCCTTTATCGAGCACACCAGTCTCAATTACATTTCGAATCTCAGTTAACTTTCCGCCGTGGATCCAATAGGGGTCCGTCAAATTTGGACCAACCAAGCCTTCGCCATTTTGGCCGTGACAGGCTGCGCAGCGCAATGCATAGATCTCTTTACCTTTTGCTTTTGTCTGTTCTGAGCCGGCAAGTTTGACAAGGCCATTTTCGTCTAATGATCCAGCCTGCTGCGTAGCAGCATTTTTGGCTTGAACCTGTTCGAGCTCGCGCATTGCGCTTTGTAATTGGTCTGCTGTGGTATTACCTGGTAGTAGATGGTACCACGCTACGTAAGCAACGCTCCAAAGCATTGTGAAGTAAAACAAATATAGCCACCAACGCGGTAGGTCGTTATCAAATTCTTCAATCCCATCATAGTTACTGTCGAGTAATTTATCTTGCTCTTTCATAATTTAGAGTCCTCGTCGTTTAGTGGAAGTCTTGCTTCGTTTTCATAGCGTTCACGCGCAATTGGCCGATAAACCCTGTAAATCAGACCAATAAACATGAGCATGAATACTAGACTGGATAGTTGTGCCCAGAGCGTGCTTTCAGCTGCATTAATTAGGAAGCGCATAATTACTTCTGTTGTCCTTTGATGTCTGTGCCTAAACGTTGCAGATATGCAATCATCGCAACGATTTCCTTACTTTTAAAACCTGGATCTAAATTTGCCCCTTGGCTTTGGAGTTCGGCAGTAATTTTTTCAGCTTGCTGATTAAGGTTGATAACTGCTTGAGCGATTTGCTCATCGGTGTAAGGAACGCCAAGCTTTTTCATGATCTTTAGCTTATTCTGTGTTAGCGCTGTATCGAGCTCATAGCTATAAAACCAAGGATAAGCGGGCATGATTGATCCTGGGCTTGTCGAGCGTGGGTCAAGCATGTGGCGATAATGCCAGAAGTGATTGTATTTGCCGCCAATCCGATGCAGATCGGGACCTGTGCGCTTCGAGCCAAACTGGAATGGATGATCGTAAACAAATTCTCCAGACTTAGAATACTCACCATAACGCACTACTTCTTCGCGAAAGGGACGAATCATCTGGCTATGACAAGTATAACAGCCTTCGCGGATGTAGAGATCTCGTCCCTCAAGCTCTAATGGAGTGTAAGGTTTTACCGAGCTAATTGTCGGTACGTTACTAGCGATTGCGATCATCGGTACAATTTCTACGATTCCACCGATGAGCACTGAGACTAAGACAAGTGAGCTAAAGAGTAGGGGTTTACCTTCTAGTGTATAGTAGTGCCAGCTGCGGCCAGGTAAGCTCGCGCTAGAATGTGATGCCACTAAAGGATATGCCTGTGCTTGCTGGTCACTTAAATCTACGTTTGAGGCTTTTGCTTTGATAAAAGTTTTGAAAAAATTAACCAGAGAGAGAGTTGTTCCAGTCAAATATAGGGCACCGCCAAGTGCGCGAATCCAATAGAATGGAATTAACTTTGTTACTGTTTCAACAAAGTCCGGGTATTTTAATGTTCCATCAAGGTTAAAACCACGCCACATTAAACCTTGAGTAATCCCGGCGACCCAGAGTGAAGTCATGTATAAAACAATCCCAATTGTTCCGAGCCAAAAATGCCAGGCCATGAGCTTTTTACTATAGACTTCTGTTTTCCATAGTTTGGGGATTAAATAATAAATCATTCCAAAGGCAATAAAGCCGTTCCACCCGAGTGCACCGCCATGAGCATGCCCAATTGTCCAGTCTGTGTAATGTGAAAGCGCATTTACAGCGCGAATTGACATCATCGGGCCTTCAAATGTGGACATGCCGTAGAAGGTAATACCGACAACGAAAAACTTAAGGATTTCATCCGTGCGCACGCGATCCCAGGCTCCACGCATGGTCAGAAGTCCATTGATCATTCCGCCCCAGGATGGCGCAAGTAGCATTACAGAAAAAACCATTCCTGTGGTTTGTGCCCATTCAGGCAGTGAAGTATTTAATAAGTGATGTGGCCCTGCCCAAATATATAAAAATACTAGTGACCAAAAGTGCACAATTGACAGACGATAAGAATAAATTGGCCGGCCAATAGCCTTAGGCACAAAATAATACATCAGTCCCAGAAATGGTGTGGTCAAGAAAAAGGCTACAGCATTATGGCCATACCACCATTGCACGAGCGCATCTTGAATTCCAGCAAAAACAGGGTAACTCTTAAATAGTGAAACAGGTAATGCTAGCGAATTGACGATATGCAGCATGGCAACTGTCAGTACAGTGGCAATGTAGAACCAAATTGCCACGTAAATATGCTCTTCGCGTCGCTTAATAATCGTTCCGAAAAGGTTAATTGCAAAGACAACCCAGATCAGCGTAATTGCAATGTCGATTGGCCATTCGAGCTCGGCGTACTCTTTGGAAACAGTGATGCCGAAAGGCAGTGTGAGTGCTGCAGAGACAATAATTGCTTGCCAACCCCAAAAGTGAATTTTACTTAAAGTGTCGTTAAACATGCGTGCTTTGCAGAGGCGCTGAGTTGAATAATAAATCCCGGCAAAAATTGTATTTCCAGCAAAAGCAAAAATTACTGCATTTGTATGCAGTGGTCTAAGGCGACCAAAAGTTATCCAGGGTAAGCCTAAGTTGACTTGCCAATGCGCAAGTTCAAGCGCAATCAGCAGACCCACAAGCATTCCGACAAAGCCCCAAATTAGCGTTGCGATTACAAACTTGCGGACA encodes the following:
- a CDS encoding FixH family protein; this encodes MNKQEALPIRPQGYYIWPIFVFAVLATTVMLNIALFTLAKNTADTPIEDRAYERSQSYQTVIDQGQRAKEIGLDLEIVTNDREKVLILRQAQTQAYAAGQIILRATRPANSSMDFEKTLEELPSRPGHYALPQTTAPGLWLIEIRLTLPSGKALIRKQVVL
- a CDS encoding CopG family transcriptional regulator encodes the protein MNSTITLRIPKAMKDELEAVSKEQGIASSDIVRESLRRLLNVYKFKTLRSKILPYAERKGIFSDEDVLNYPS
- the ccoG gene encoding cytochrome c oxidase accessory protein CcoG translates to MSDYRETLYTVTKDGSRKWVYAEIIRGFFYRRRTLVAYILLTVYLSMPWITVGNSQAVFLDIFNRKFVFFGSTFWATDMRYLFLVLGALAFSLFFFTALFGRIWCGWACPETVFVEFVFRPIETLIEGSPQKRKKLDQSHLTVEKFLKKSAKYLVFSIIAWCIASTFLAYFLGKDRLLHMITGSPLENLDMFLVTLLMMGVILFQFGWFREQFCTVLCPYARFQSVLLDSDSLLVGYDRNRGEPRGKLEKEGQQTKGDCIDCGLCVRVCPTGIDIRNGLQLECVQCAACADACDSIMAKIGRPLKLIRYDTEHGLAGSRTHFIRPRVMLYGSILALYFSTFTYFFSTRELSEFQLMRGKTDDVFLRLSSNQISNKMNLHISNKSETERSFTLSIVAQNAVSFITPLNPIKVAGGKDLIVPVFFNFSPDLLEAGAKRITIKLVDDYNFVGTQEITLLGPEKESRDLEEEESEANNE
- a CDS encoding cbb3-type cytochrome c oxidase subunit 3; protein product: MRFLINAAESTLWAQLSSLVFMLMFIGLIYRVYRPIARERYENEARLPLNDEDSKL
- a CDS encoding methyltransferase domain-containing protein; this translates as MTALKDCQHFSSGECRSCGLLNLSYAKQLKVKQEQTLQALAPFINNDTEIESICGAEPAMASRLKTKLAVSGTVENPILGYPQSSGEVIDIKHCPIVDIELNRLATQLRELITAEKLEPYQIHSRSGELKYIILKKSYFYPQVMLRFVLRSKELVRRIRDILPELRNLMRDRGREIQTISVNIQPLPAAIVEGSEEIMLTEEVYLEDRLAQTELLFSPQSFSQVTPQIAEKLYLKASQKLRAVNSSSVLDLFCGVGAFGLVALRHNPQLKQVTAVESTATAVMAANLAANKNALTNYRAEQIVVEDFAELKSHRHHDTLIVNPPRKGLGEKIAQFVIGQKPKHLLYSSCSLSTLAKDLACLSPEYKLNSVAVFDMFPMTEHFEVLVQLEH
- the hppD gene encoding 4-hydroxyphenylpyruvate dioxygenase, whose product is MSSASGDPLGIEGYDYIEIYCDSARQTAYYLTHGFGFVPVAYRGPETDTKDAVSILLKQGEAYLIITSPLRSTSPLCEFVHKHSVTARDVAFTVANCEAFYYEAIKRGATSVQAPTEYSDQGGTVRRASIRTYGDVIHSCVERKGYQGHFFPGFVPYKDIFHDRVDWREVGFKRIDHVVGNVELGQMNTWVKFYEDILGFSQMIHFSDKDISTEYSALMSKVMTGGQGKVKMPINEPAEGRRKSQIEEYLEFHNGPGVQHIAFLTDDIIATVRALHQRGVYFLRVPKSYYDEVPQRVGTIKEDLKTIETLGVLVDRDDDGYLLQLFTKPLQDRPTLFFEIIQREGSSGFGKGNFKALFEAIEREQADRGNL
- a CDS encoding homogentisate 1,2-dioxygenase, producing MPFYHSLGSIPHKRHTQFRKTDGSLYREELMGTRGFSGIQSILYHHWNPTSIKQAKILSKQPVELAENENLEPRHIRTVDFKTTGDPITSREWLLVNSQTKLGLATPTESMKYFYKNGAADELLFVHYGSGKLYSQFGNLEFRPGDYIVIPVGTTYQLECAPGTRFLVLESEGSIEVPRRYRNEYGQFLEHAPFCERDIRIPTELTPHAETGEFEVRVRIGDTLNQLIQLPHPFDVVGWDGYLYPWIFNINDFEPIVGRIHQPPPVHQTFYSSGFVVCSFCPRLYDFHPQAIPVPYNHSNVNSDEVLYYVDGEFMSRKGIDVGSFTHHPAGIPHGPHPGSVEQSLGKQSTAELAVMVDTYAPLHFTKKGLELCDRSYVTSWLDK
- a CDS encoding c-type cytochrome, whose protein sequence is MKEQDKLLDSNYDGIEEFDNDLPRWWLYLFYFTMLWSVAYVAWYHLLPGNTTADQLQSAMRELEQVQAKNAATQQAGSLDENGLVKLAGSEQTKAKGKEIYALRCAACHGQNGEGLVGPNLTDPYWIHGGKLTEIRNVIETGVLDKGMLAWKGVLPNSDIDLIAAYVWTLQGTNPANPKAPQGDLLQ
- a CDS encoding putative toxin-antitoxin system toxin component, PIN family, encoding MKVILDVNVIVAAFAARGLCSEIFAVVISNHDLIISTQLLAEIKRTLEKKVGLKNPMLGDVLSYLSDVSHILTPQPLEAKACRDKSDLHVLGLALVAKANLIVAGDKDLLVLKKFKQTKILNPREFWTIAGR
- a CDS encoding fumarylacetoacetate hydrolase family protein — protein: MILASIKVPNSSSPTDRLDGELVLVHPDHQTVARLPRERFPNLRQTIEVWDHAEVELREIDSIFRSGNWKETTATARVSFMAPLSRTWALLDGSAFIQHVILVRKARGAEPPEDLFTIPLMYQGASEHLLGPTDDFPLADEKYGLDFESEFCLITDEVPIGTIAANAAQHVKLILLMNDWSMRNLIPRELATGFGFFHGKPVSSFSPFALTPDELGDSWQEGRVHLPIRTTLNGKLVGEPNAAEMHFSFYDLIAHAAKTRALSPGTIIGSGTVSNQDESKGISCLAEKRTLETIHHGAPQTPFLKAGDRVEIEVLKAGKSLFGKMSQQVVQARDY